tacttgggaggctgaagtgggaggatcacttgagcccaggtgtttgaggctgcagagagccatgatcatgcaactgcactccagcctgggtgacagagcgagactttgtctcaaaaaaaaaatacatatatgtatatgtgtgtgtgtgtgtgtgtgtatacacatatatatgtatatgtacacatacaatttatatatatatgtatatatagcattTTCTAGATTCTGTGATGTTTCTGGTAGCTCTCTGCTTTtgaaatttgtgatttttttaaatttaaataaatggtaATTTTTATGCTTAATTTTATATCCATAATTTTGTAATTGTTCTTACAGAGGGCTCCCCAAAATTGTGTACACCTCAGGCCCCATAAAACCTGGAATCACTTCTCTGGCTCTAGGAAAAAGTACACCAAGTACAAGTAAAATACTGATTATACGACTGGTTTGCACGTCTGGAAAAATTATATTGTCAAGCTTTTTACAGTTCAGGAAGACTCAGCAATAAGTTAAAAGAATATGAggcaaatttttttaatggaatactGATTACTTTCAGAAGAAATGAGAGTTGTGCAAGAAAGGGAATGTAATCAGATTATAGTAGTTGACTCAGCAGTAACCATATTGACACAGATACAACTGATACaaattttaaagtagtatttAAATACAAATTGTAGACTACATTGGAAGATTTTACCTCGTTTACATGATAGCGACTAAATAATGTCTACAACTCATACGAAGATGAAATATCAGTTTGTGTGTCTTACTTAGAACTGCAGATGTCAGTACTAGAAGAAACAGCTAGAATCACTGAAAGCAGTTTCTCCAGGCAGCAAGAGGAGCTAAAGGGGGCAGGTCAAGTAACCTAGAGCACTGTAAAACTTCTAGTTTTATAGACTTTATACTTCTAGTTTTATAGACTTTATAAAATTTCTAGTTTTCTATAAAAATTCTAGTCCTATAAAATTTTAGAGTGTATTAttacttccataatttattttttgagaaaggatctCGCTGtcttacccaggctgcagtgtagtgacacagtcacagctcactgcagcttcaatttcctgggctcaaactatcccctcatctcagcctcccaagtagctgggactgcagggatgcaccaccacatccagctggggtgtgtgtgtgtgtgtgtgtgtgtgtgtgtgtgtgtgtgtgtgcatgttatagagactgggtttccccatattgcccaggctagtctcaaactcctgagctcaggcgatccaccaccttagcctctcaaaatgctaagattataggcatgagccattgcgcccagcctattttcacggtttttaaaatttaatcccaATCGTGTACATTTTGAAGGGGCAATCCTAGAAAATTTTGCAACTGAAAACTGGGAAGTCCTGACCTATCCCAAGCTTATGAgcaaaaaaattactttgaaacATTCTAtgtgaaaacaaagaaacaaaagtggTAACTACTTGCCCCCTACAGAGAATGATTACATAATGCATGGTACATCCCTACTTTGGAATTCTCTACAGCTGCTAAATCCAAGGAGGTAAAACCTGCCAGGTAATGGCATAGATTAGATTGGTGTCCACAAGACACCGTGAAGCGGAACAGGCACTATGTAATGACATAATATTGCATCTACTCATGTACACAGGAAGGGCTCTGGCAGGGGACACAGGAAAGAGTTGACCCTGGGGAGACGGAGGAGGACTGAGAGGACActcgtgtgcgtgcgtgtgtgtgtgtgtgtcatttaaaacatttttttactaATAGAATGTATTacttctgtaatttaaaaatttaaaaatatggggCCGGgccccgtggctcatgcctataatcccagcactttggaaggcagaggcgggcggatcacccgaggtcaggagttcgagatcagcctggccaacgtggcgaaacgctgtttctactaaaaatacaaaaattagctgggtgtggtggcgcatgcctgtaatcccagctactcgggaggctgaggcagaagaatcgcttgaacccgggaggtggaggttgcagtgagccaagaccgcaccattgcactccagcctgggcaacacagcaagactccaacttaaataaataatataaccgCTGAATAGTCTTTTTAAGGTCAGTTTCAGAATGTTCTTGGAGCGGGAAGTTTGCCCACTGTGGAGATTGTTGGTGACACCCTGTGTTGAAGATATGTCTAGATCCGCTTGGGGCCAAAAAGACAGAGCCACGGTGGTGAGAAAGTGACTTACCCATCCTCCTCCTCGTCGTGACCATTTTCCTTGAAGGCTGAGAGTGGAGCTGGGGTATGCCCTGCGACCCGGTCTGGGGAGAATCCAACCGCAGAGAAAGATGTTTCCTTTGGGAGCCctggtgtgtccggaattggtgggttcttggtctcactgacttcaagaatgaagccgcggaccctcgcggtgagtgttacagttcttaaaggcggcgtgtccggagtttgttccttctgatgttcagatgtgttcagagtttcttccttctggtaggttcatggtctcgctggctcaggagtgaagctgtggaacttcgcggtgagtgttacagctcttaaggcagtgtggacccaaagagtgagcagcagcaagatttattgcaaagagcgaaagaacaaagcttccacagtgtggcaggggacccgagtgggttgccgctgctggctggggcagcctgcttttattctcttatctggcctgattggtgcgtttacaatccctgagctaggcaCAAAGGTTGTCGACGTCCcgaccagattagctagatacagagtgtcaattggtgcattcacaaaccctgagctagacacagggtgctgattggtgtgtttacaaaccttgagctagatacagagtgccaattggtgcatttacaatcccttagctagacataaaggttctgcaagtccccaccagactcaggagccccgctggcttcacccagtggatcctgcaccggggcggcaggtggagctgcctgccagtccggCGCCGTGCGcccgcattcctcagcccttgggtggtcgatgggactgagcgccctggagcagggggcgaCGCTGGTCGGGGAGGCTCCggcggcacaggagcccacggagcgggggtggggaggctcaggcatggcgggctgcgggtcccgagccctgccccgcgggaaggcagctaaggcctggcaagaaattgagcacagcagctgctggcccaggtgctatgCCCCTCACTGCCCGCGGCCGGTGGCGCCGgccggccgctccgagtgcggggtccgccgagcccacgcccacccggaactcgcgctggcccgcaagcgccgtgcgcagccccagttcccgcccgcgcctctccctccacacctccccgcaagctgagggagccggctccggccttggccagcccagaaaggggctcccacagtgcagcggcgggatgaagggctcctcaagtgccgccaaagtgggagcccaggcagaggagttgccgagagtgagcgagggctgtgaggactgccagcacgctgtcacctctcactgggaGCCAGGCGGACCCTCCAGCCACAGCCCAGCCAACCCCTTTCCCACCAGTGCCAGCCACTAAGCCCGTCTGCTCCAAGCCCCTTTCCCGTTTCCCTGACCAATGTCCCTCGGGATTAGGGACCAAGGAGCAGCTGTCTAGGATGCGCGCCTTGCGTCTTCCAcgccctcccctctccctcctctttgcaTGCTGTTTCTCAGTTCCCAATAACCAGGCCACACAGAGATTCAagcatttgtttcttctttcctacGCCATTGAAGAGGCTGACGATTTTAATAATTACAATGAATTACAGAAGGAGGTGGGATCTCAGTCCTCCAGGGTCAGGGACTCTTAAActacctcctttctctctttgctCAGCTCTTCCCCATACCCCTGTCTCAGTGTTTCTTCCCTTCCTCAAAATCCTCAACAGAGAAGCCAGAGCTGGGCAGGTGTGGGGTATGGGTTAGCCAGAGGTGTGCCGGGGTCAGGCCGCCTCGCCGGTGGCATTCCGCCTTTTCTCACACACCCAGCGGTACACCTGCAGGCAGAAGTCATCGTTCCAGCGGCCATCCGGCTGGACTTCAACACAGTCTTCACTTCCACCCAGCTCGTGCCCGTGCCAATTATCTGGCTGAGTGACAGCCCAGTTCCTAAGGAGGCAAGAGAAAACTCGGACTCTGCCACGATGGTGAGAAAGCGACTTACCCATCCTCCTGCTCTTCATGACCATTTTCCTTGAAGGCCGAGAGTGGAGCTGGAGTGTGCCCTGCTACCCAGTCTGGGGAGAACCCAACCGCAGAGAAAGATGTTTCCTATGCCCAGTCCCAGCAACCTTCACCCCCAGCCCAGAAAAGCACAGCTTTGGAGGGGTTGGAGTCTGGGGAGGAGAGGATTGGGGAATTTGGTCCCTGAGGGACGAGTCAGGGTAGCTTGGAGTGAAAGGCCAGGGGGCTGTCCCCAGAGAAATCTAACAAGGAGATGAGGGAAGAGGCCACTTACTTGTAGCTGTGCCTATAGTCTGTGCCATCCACCCATTTCCAAGAGCCATCACTGTCCGTGAGACCTATCCAGGTATTGAAGGGGTTCGTGTGTTGTACAATGAATTTCTGGAAACACAGGCAAACAGGAAATTTCTAGTCTCTTgtgcctttctcctccctccaTGCAGGCATGGAACCGTGGCCCCCCTCAGCCTTCCCCAGCCTGATCTGCCCCCAGGCTGAAGCACCAGCTCCCGACAAGACTGCTTCCTAGCTTTTTCTTCTGTCACTCTAGCTACTGTTCAGTGCACATTTGCTAGGCTAGACTTTGTGCTGTCTGTGCAaagatgatctcatttaatcctcagaagcCCTCTAAGATGGGCACTGCAGTGACCACATTTTGCAGGGAGTTGCAGAGCCAGAGAGCCAATCCTGTACCTGAGTTAGTGGCCACTGTCCCCTGTTCACAGCCCTGGGCCGGTGTCCCCCTTCATTCCCAGCTTATGGCTCTACCCAAGTTCCAGTTCTCTCCCTGTCTTCTGcccacagcctcgaactcctgggatcccGACCCTGGTCCCTGCTCTTACTGGCCCCCAGACCCCAGACCCACTGAAGATCTCAGTTTCACTGGCCTCTCAAGTACATTGGCCCCTGGTAGCTCTCGCTTCTATGTGTAGCTGTCATTTCCTGAGATCTGTCAGGCCCGGGAGCTTCTAAGCTTGGACCCACTGCCCAGGGCCCCATTATGATCTAGCTACGTGGAGTCTGACAATCGGGGCAAAATAGGAAGACACCGGGGTGTGAGGAAGCAGCCCGGACAGCCAGTTGCCAGGGGCTTGGGTGAAAGCGGACTTCGAGCCTGCAGATAGCTCCCCGGGACTCACGCTCACCCACACTCCCAGCACGGTAGCCCCTCCAAGTGGCTTTCTCTTACACATACAGCTGTTACTGGGGACCTAGGTCCCGTGGTTCGGTAGGGTAGGAGGGGAAGGTGTGGTCACCTGGTTTTGTGGAGAAAGTGGAGAGGGATGGATCCGTTGAGCAACGTGCACACTTAACAATTCCCTTTGACAGCCTGGAATTTTCCTTCCAACAGTATTTGAAGGACAATTGCCTAATTCTACTCTCACTCTCTAGAAAAACAACTAAGGTTGCAGTTATTCACCTCTTCTGATTGAGCATCAGAAACTGGGGCATCCCTAAATTCTGGAATCCCACAAATAGGACAAAGTCCCATGCATGAAGGGGCAGCCCTCAGAGGCAGGTGAGGCTGCTCCCCAAATTCAGAGGAGTCAACGGAGTTGGAGAGAAAGTGCCTGGAGACAACACACACTATGCGCTGCTACCTGCTGCCAGCCCTCCCTCCCATCACCACGAGAAACAGAACAACTGAGCAGACTACAAATTAGCAGCATCCAGCCCGCTGTGTTAAAGACTGAGAGGAGGAATCAAATCATGCCAGATGATCAGAGAAGACAGTCCAGGAGAATTCATTCCCCCTTTCCTGGGTGAACCATAGGAAAGAAAGCACTGTGCCCATTCACAAAAGTAATGGAGAAAATAATCATGAAACTTATGCCcccaaaaagaaagaggaagatgagGCAGATGAAAAATGAACTGTGATATCAAAAAGAGAGGTGAAAAATAGACTTTGAAAAGAAGCCTTGTTTTGGAATATGAGGGGATGTTGGAgaacagtttcttttttattattattatactttaagttttagggtacatgtgcacaacatgcaggtttgttacatatgtatacatgtgccatgttggtgtgctgcacccattaactcatcatttaacattaggtatatctcctaatgctctccctcccccctcccaagAACAGTTTCTTTACATgcttaaaaaattgtaaaaagaatgacataaaacatgaaagaagatataaaaaaaagaacatgataaggaaaggaaatgaaaagtttgagctacatactaaaaaaaaaaaagcccaggtgtggtggctcatgcgtgtaatcccagcactttgggaggccaagccaggtgaatcacctgagatcgggaattggagaccagcctgaccaacatggagaaacctcgtctccactaaaaatacaaaattagccaggcgtgttggcgcatgcctgtaatcccagctacttgggaggctgaggcaggagaatcgcttgaacctgggaggcggaggttgtagtgagccgagatcatgccattgcactccagcctggtcaaaaagagcaaaactctgtctaaaaaaaaaaaaaaaaaaaaaaaaaaaaaaaatccaggcgcagtggctcatgcctgtaatcctagcactttgggaaggcgaggcgggaggatcacctgaggtcaggagttcaagaccagcctggccaacatggtgaaaccttgtctctactaaaaatataaacattagccaggcatggtggcaggcacctgtaatcctagctacttgggagactgaggcaggagaattgcttgaaccgggaggcagagcttgcaatgagtcgagatcgtgtcactgcactccagcctgggcgaaagagcaagtctccatttcaaaaaataaaaataaaaaatttcagataaaacacttgaggggccgggcgcggtggctcacacctgtaatcccagcacttcaggaggccaaggtgggtggatcacgaggtcaggagttcaagaccagcctgaccaacatggtgaaacctgtctctactaaaaaatataaaagttagccaggcaagatggcgggtgcctgtaatctcagctactcgggatactaagacaggagaattgcttgaacctgggaggcagaggttgcagtgagccaagatcgcgccattgcactccagcctgggcgacagagcaagactccgtctcaaaaaaaaaaaatttttttttttttttcagatacaaCACTTAAGGAACCTAGGAAAGGAAAGACTCAGACACATGGGAATAAGAGGTATCCTGGTCTCCTCACCTTTCCTATGGAAGTTATACAAACTTTTAGTTTTCAAAGCCAATAATTTTCAGCCTATTATTTAAAGTTATACAAGTAATCACTGGAATAACTCTAAATAAACTACATAGTTTCCAAAATaccataaagaagaaaacaaaaagaacaccTCTCACATAGCAATTGTAAGAAAATTAAGAAGCAtgtaaagcagaaaaaagaaaggactaGGGTTAAACGtatctattaaaatgtaaatgagacACTCACCTATTAAAAGAAAAGGTACTTATCAGATTtttaaacatcaaaaacaaaacctgCCAGGTGCAGTTTTTGGATTACAGTGGctcagacacctgtaatcccaatattttgggaggcccaggcgggcgaatcgcttgaggctaggggttcaagaccagcctgggcaacatggcacaacaccatttctactaaaaatgcaaaaaactacccaggtgtggtggtgtgcacctgtagtcccagctacttgggaggctgaggtgggagaatcccttgagcccgggaggcacaggttacagtgagctgagatcatgccactgcactccaacctgagcgatagagccagatcttgtctcaaaaacaaaacaaaacaaaacaaaaaacccatacaGGAGAAATACCTTAAGCGTAGCTGCCCTGTGATACCCCTCAGGGAATGGTCCAGGATGAAGCAAAGATTAATTTAaatcagcattttttctttttttttttgagtcagagtctcgcactgtcacccaggctggagtataatggtgcagtctcagctcaccacaacctccgcctcccaggttcaagcgattctcctgcctcagcctcctgagtagctgggattacaggcacccgccaccatgcccggctaatttttgtatgtttagtacagacagggtttcaccattttggccaggctgatctcgaactcctgacttcatgatccgcccacctcggcctcccaaagtgctgggattacaggcgtgagccactgcacccagcctaaatcaGCATTTTTAAGGGCGAGATCCAGGAGTCgatatattttttttaactcttgaaGAGATTGCAATGTACAGTCAAGACTGAGAATCATTAATTGAAAACAGAGATTTGAAAAGGTAAGAAACAAAAGGATGGACAGAGATACAGCAAGCAAATGCAAGTGACAAAAAAATCAAGGACCGTGGTATTTATATATCAGATAAATTCAAGGCAAAAAGCATTAACTGGGACACACGTTGGCTTCATAGTGACGAAAGCACCGTCCGCCACGAAGTTGTAGTGGTCATGAGCTTATTGTGTGCCAAATCACAGAGCACTGAGATCTTAGGTTGAACTGCATGAAACTGACATTTTTATAGGTCAAAACTGATGAAATGTTGGCAAGTTCAACCTGATCAGTAAAGCAAAATATGTTCGTACTCACAGTATGCTGTAAAGTACTAACAGAGCCTGATGTAATGCAAACAATATATCTATTCTGGCCCCTGTATCATATGGCTTAACTACTGTGGCATTAATATACTTCGAagttcagccgggcgcggtggctcacgcctgtaatcccagcactttgggaggccgaggtgggcagatcacgaggtcaggagatcgagaccatcctggctaacactgtgaaaccccatctctactaaaaatacaaaaaattagccgggcgaggtggcgggtgcctgtagtcccagctacgcaggaggctgaggcacgagcatggcgtgaacccgggaggcggcgcttgcagtgagccgagatggcgccactgcactccagcctgggcaacagcgagactccatctcaaaaaaaaaaaaaaaaaaaacttcaaagttcatgccaagcacagtggctcatgcctgtaatcccagcactttaggaggctgaggtgggtggatcacctgaggtcaggagttcgagaccagcctggccaaaatggtgaaaccccgtctctgctaaacatacaaaaattagccgggcatggtggcgtgcacctgtaatcccagctactcgggaggctgaggcaggagtatcacttaaacccgggaggcggaggttgcaatgagctgagatcgtgccattgcactccagcctcggcaacaagagtgcaactccgtctcaaaaaaaaaaaaaaaaaaaaaaaaaaagcttccaagttcatacagaacaAGGCCCTCATAGACCCCACAGTACCAAGGTGGCACGTAGCAGTTGAAAACACTGGCTAAAGAGAGTGTGTGGGTCTGCATTGTGGCCGCATCTCTCGCTAGCTGTgtgacaagttacttaacatctctgtccCGTAGTGTCGACATCCCCCCCTCCCTCAAACTGGGAATAATACGAGTACCCGTGCCCTGGGATGGTGGGGTTTGAAAAAGTGAATGTATGaaaacacatagtaagtgctcagtaaatgttaccaTTATTACCCTCCTTTTCCAAAACTGCCCTGTCTATTCTAAAGGGTTGATTCTTCTCCACGAACTTTGCTGTCTGGCAGCAGCCGTGGGAAGGGAAAACAGAGCACCTTGGAGGGAACCGGTCACCCTCTGCAGGTGAATCACGGGATTCCTGCCTCCTCGGTTCCTTCATCCACGTGACCAGCACTCCGAAGGCCAGCATAGCAAGAAGGGACTCTCAATGCCTTCCCTGTGTTCTCCGCCCTGTCCTGGCCCCTTCGGTCACCCTGTCTTGCATTCTGTCTCCTGACCTGCTACACATCACCTGGTTGCCTGGCTCCTGTCTCTTTGCCAAGCTCCAGGCTGCAACCTCCCACCTCTTAGAATCGACAGCTGCTTTAGATCGGAAAGttgaacatattaaaaaaaaaaaaacaaactaaaaagattCAGTGGCTGTTTCACTGAACCTGCCAGAACTCCACCACAATTCTGCTTCTGGACTCTTTTTTTAGATTAAAaggataggccaggcgcggtggctcacgcctgtaatcccagcactttgggaggcagaggtgggcagatcaggaggtcaggagttccagaccagcctggctaacacggtgaaaccccgtctctactaaaaatacaaaaaagttagccgggcgtggtggcacgtgcctgtaatcccagcactttgggaggccaaggcaggagaatggcgtgaacccagaaggcggagcttgcagtgagccgagatcgtgccactgcactccagcttgggtgacagagcgagactccatctcaaaaaaaaaaaaaaaaaagtataaaataagccTGATCCAGCCTCCCAGAGCAGGCCTTCCAAGGGCTTCCTCCTGCCTGTGGGAAGCGTGGCCTCACCTGCTCCTCCCAGGAGTTGATGACCACCAGGTGCGCGTTCTCCAGCTGGCAGTACTTCTCCGCCTCAGCCCAGGCCTTCCCGGAGTGAGAGAACCAGTAGCAGCTGCCTTGGTGCTCCACCCAGTTGACGGGGCAGCAGGtcctttgggagcctgaggggaCAGGGGGCAGGGGGATGAGATCCAGCCGGAGGGGCAGGCACACTGGGCCTGGAGAGGGCCCCACCCCTACCGTTGCTGTGGAGGAGCTCCATCTGGCAGGCCACAAAGCGCAGGTCCACGGGGAAGTGCTTCAGATGGAAGAGCAGGGCATCGTGATCTAGGACAGACAGGCTGAAAGTGCTGCCGGCAGGTGTGGTCCCCACCTGCTAGGCTCCAGCCTGTGGCTGGGGAAGCATATACACCCACAGACACGTACACCATGCACAGaccacaccacacaccataccacacacacaccacagacatgTACACCACACATAgaccacaccacacacagatccatcacacacacacaaacacaccaagagacacaccacacacatcacatgcgtacacacacatataccataccgcacacacacagactcatctcacacacaccaccacacatgcatacacacacaacacacacatatacaccacactacacaccacacacagatcCATGACATACCACACCACACATACGGAGAGAGACACAGAtacacatgcaggcacacacacgcacacacgcacacatgcacactacACACACCGCACACGtacacatgcacgcacatgcGCACACACCTCGGAGGCTCTCTGACCTGCTTTCAGGTCCTGCTGCTGTTTCTCCAGCTTGGCTCCTAGGGATGTGATCTTGTCACCCACGCTGCCTCCTGGAAGCGGAAAGCCGGCTGTTTCCCCACTGAGCCTCCCTCCATCCTCATGCTGCTGGGGGACCGAGGGCCAGCGCCTCGTCCTGGGCGATGCAGGCGTCTACCTCCTGGCTTCCTCGACCCCACCCAGGCTCCCTGCACtgccacagtggctcaggccactctcctgcttcagtcccTTCAATGGGTCCCCATTTTCTCTAAATAAAGCCTCGCTCTGTCAGCACGGCTCACCTGCGTGGCCGGgcccctccccacctctctctGGCCACCCCTTACCTGCCGGCCCCTCCGATGGGCCTGCCACACTTGATTTGCTCACAGGCCCAAGACATGGTGCCTTCCTCACCTCCGGGTGTCGCAGATCCAACCTCTCCACCTGGCACTAACCTCGTCCGTCCCCACCTGCCTCCCTCCTATACATCCCCCAGGGCCCCTGGACGCCTTGCCCAGCCTGCACCCCCACGGCACCCCACACAGCCCTGTTGCAGACTCGGCACTGAGCCCAGCAAACCTGTGCGGATAAATGAGAACCCAGCCGTCCAGCCCCTCACCGTGGGTGCTGAGAGCATGGACCTCCGTCAGGGTGCTCGAGGAGAAGTTGCTGAAAGCTTCCTTCAGGCTCCGCAGCTCGGCTTGCAGCTGTGCACCTTGTCAGGTGGCAGTGGGGGCAGGATGAGGCAGAGGGGCTGTGTCCCCATCACTGTCCATGTGACTGGCCCCTCAATGCCCCCGCATTTGCCCCAGCTTGTGCTCCACCCCGCCTCCATCCCTTCCCCTCCCATCGCCCCGATCGCTGCCCGCCACTGCCCATGTCTCTTTCCCCACCCCTTGCCCATCCCTGCTGGCCCCTGTGACCCTCACTTTGGGACCCAATCACACAGATGACCACCAGCAGCAGGATGTTGAAGCTCAGGGCAAGCAGACTGAAGCAGACCATGGAGCAGAGACGctgtgccaggggctgggcaggaGGTGGCCCTGTGGGAGAGGGGCATCAGGAGCCGGCAGCCTGGGTGTGGGGAGCCGGAGGGTAAAGACAGGGCACCAAAGCCTGAGGAGGCATAACCTGGGTGGGGGGATTGGTTGGGGccatggggggggggggtcatCATAGGCTTTGACCCCAGCATTTGAGCAttacacacacactcttacacaCTCGCACCCATATTACcatgtataaatatacacacgCAGCTAATCTGGTGCACACACGCCCATGCACGCGACTCAGGATA
The sequence above is a segment of the Gorilla gorilla gorilla isolate KB3781 chromosome 19, NHGRI_mGorGor1-v2.1_pri, whole genome shotgun sequence genome. Coding sequences within it:
- the ASGR2 gene encoding asialoglycoprotein receptor 2 isoform X3; protein product: MSALHTFHSPSPQSNLSPARPSSSSSPGPIMAKDFQDIQQLSSEENDHPFHQGAQLQAELRSLKEAFSNFSSSTLTEVHALSTHGGSVGDKITSLGAKLEKQQQDLKADHDALLFHLKHFPVDLRFVACQMELLHSNGSQRTCCPVNWVEHQGSCYWFSHSGKAWAEAEKYCQLENAHLVVINSWEEQKFIVQHTNPFNTWIGLTDSDGSWKWVDGTDYRHSYKNWAVTQPDNWHGHELGGSEDCVEVQPDGRWNDDFCLQVYRWVCEKRRNATGEAA
- the ASGR2 gene encoding asialoglycoprotein receptor 2 isoform X2; the protein is MAKDFQDIQQLSSEENDHPFHQGPPPAQPLAQRLCSMVCFSLLALSFNILLLVVICVIGSQSAQLQAELRSLKEAFSNFSSSTLTEVHALSTHGGSVGDKITSLGAKLEKQQQDLKADHDALLFHLKHFPVDLRFVACQMELLHSNGSQRTCCPVNWVEHQGSCYWFSHSGKAWAEAEKYCQLENAHLVVINSWEEQKFIVQHTNPFNTWIGLTDSDGSWKWVDGTDYRHSYKNWAVTQPDNWHGHELGGSEDCVEVQPDGRWNDDFCLQVYRWVCEKRRNATGEAA
- the ASGR2 gene encoding asialoglycoprotein receptor 2 isoform X1, coding for MSALHTFHSPSPQSNLSPARPSSSSSPGPIMAKDFQDIQQLSSEENDHPFHQGPPPAQPLAQRLCSMVCFSLLALSFNILLLVVICVIGSQSAQLQAELRSLKEAFSNFSSSTLTEVHALSTHGGSVGDKITSLGAKLEKQQQDLKADHDALLFHLKHFPVDLRFVACQMELLHSNGSQRTCCPVNWVEHQGSCYWFSHSGKAWAEAEKYCQLENAHLVVINSWEEQKFIVQHTNPFNTWIGLTDSDGSWKWVDGTDYRHSYKNWAVTQPDNWHGHELGGSEDCVEVQPDGRWNDDFCLQVYRWVCEKRRNATGEAA